The following nucleotide sequence is from Coffea eugenioides isolate CCC68of chromosome 10, Ceug_1.0, whole genome shotgun sequence.
CAGTTAACATCTGTCATCTGACATCCCCTCCCCCAGGGCCAGGAGCAGGTATTTTTCAGCACCAATTAAGTGGTGGAgtattttattaaaaagaaaaaaatacaagTAAATTTAGGTTTAACCCTAGCTGTGCTGTGCATATCTCAGTTGACTGACGATAATATCTAAGAAGCTGATGATGTTGATACttgaaaagatttttttttttaacggaCGATTTActatataatataaattaacGCATATAATTACAATTCAGTCTCTTAAGGCCAGACAATTTACCAATTTATAGTAGTCTTATTTATCAAAATATTCATTCCCAAAATTCCAATTAATAAATGCTCCCGATCGAGACACTAGTTAAGTATTAGTTAACAGCAAGACGTAATTTCTTAAGGCTAGATAATTGAAGTCCTGAAACCTAAAAGATTTAcagataaagaaaaaaaaaggattaatcttttatacaaTATTTGATAGTATATACATTATCATCATTGGATGTATAACAAAtactaatttgaatttgaatttaaaatctaatTTTACATATGTGATGCATCTAATTGTGATAGtattgtttggattgccggtttccgtcgaaaaattacgtcgttttccgtgatcacatttccctattacctttttccctcacatacatcaaatcgctacagtaatttttccatgaaaaatgacggaaaatgcaatccaaacacaaaagCTTCTTAAGATGTTTTTAAATTACATTTTCAACGTATACATTCATTTataaaacaaagcaaaaagtgttgtaataatttttcttaaaatacaCCTATAAAAATTACAATCGACATAATCTGAAGCATAAATCAGATTCAGATTTCGATAATTTCTAGGCTAATTTTGTCTGCTTAGAACAACGCAACGTTGTTATACATGCATGTGCCACGTTCAACTCCATCAGACACAAAACCTGAGGTATTTTTATACAACAAAAatgtaataaaataaaatgagcaatcccaacaacaaaaaaaaactgcaGGAAGAAACAGAAGTCATTTAATTTAACCAAACCCCACCCCACCGATCTCGATCGCATTAAATACAGGTACAGTGTGTATCCTATGTAGAAATAAATACTGGTCGAAGAACACAGTAAAAAATTACCGCtatcaagaagaagaagaagaagaaggagaataTGGAAGACACAACTTCAACAAGACGAAGTTCTGGAGTTGGTGATCATGATGTTTGTAATCCATGCAGTTTTCTAAGGAAAGCTGTAAGTGCCATGCTAAAGTGCTTAGGTTTTGATGAAGCAAAACCATATGTTGATGATCATGGTAACAAATCTTCATCATGCTCCAAGGAGAAGGATGAGGAAAAGTTTAACAATGAACGAAACGATTGCAGTGGTCAAGATGACCAGTCCTCCTACTCACCTCTAGATCCACCTTCATCAATGGATCCAGCAGATGATCCCCCCATGGTAATTAAGAGACCTACTAGATtcattctttcattttcttagctaccactttcttttgctttttaatttttggcCCATATACTTCCTCTTG
It contains:
- the LOC113750195 gene encoding uncharacterized protein LOC113750195, encoding MEDTTSTRRSSGVGDHDVCNPCSFLRKAVSAMLKCLGFDEAKPYVDDHGNKSSSCSKEKDEEKFNNERNDCSGQDDQSSYSPLDPPSSMDPADDPPMEDLAGRGRTPPRPGIRTGNPQTNSSFS